In Pedobacter sp. SL55, the following proteins share a genomic window:
- a CDS encoding EamA family transporter, whose protein sequence is MTFKGILLVLFGACSFGILSTFVKLAYSEGYSLGDVTGTQALFGASMLWIIYLVQRKTQSKDKPKPIIKTHWIKLVLAGTFTGLVSLTYYQCVKLVPASIAIILLMQFVWISVLLELVFFKKKPNMLQVFAIIMILLGTIAASGYFEQSAANLSIAGIGYGLVAALCYAIFLMLNGNLGNEYPPLQKSALMITGACMLIFAVLPPTFLFNGALGGSLLKWGLILAVFGTVIPPLCFASGIPKIGLTLSSILSSAELPVAVSMSALVLHEEVSLLRWIGVAIILSSMILPNLENLKKANSFRK, encoded by the coding sequence TTGACTTTCAAGGGTATTCTTCTCGTATTATTTGGTGCTTGTAGTTTCGGTATTCTCTCTACTTTCGTAAAGTTAGCTTATAGCGAAGGGTATTCGCTAGGCGATGTTACAGGTACACAGGCTTTATTTGGTGCCTCAATGTTGTGGATTATCTATTTAGTTCAACGTAAAACACAATCTAAAGATAAACCTAAACCCATTATTAAAACACATTGGATTAAACTGGTATTAGCTGGTACTTTTACTGGTTTAGTAAGTTTAACTTACTATCAATGCGTAAAACTTGTACCCGCTTCTATAGCCATTATCTTACTAATGCAATTTGTATGGATTAGCGTACTGCTCGAATTAGTATTCTTCAAGAAAAAGCCCAATATGCTTCAGGTTTTCGCCATCATCATGATTTTGCTGGGAACCATTGCAGCCAGTGGCTATTTCGAACAATCGGCTGCAAATTTAAGTATTGCTGGTATTGGCTACGGTTTGGTTGCCGCATTATGTTACGCCATTTTCTTGATGCTGAATGGTAATCTAGGTAACGAATATCCGCCACTGCAAAAAAGTGCTTTAATGATTACAGGTGCTTGTATGTTGATTTTTGCGGTACTTCCTCCAACTTTTCTTTTCAATGGTGCTTTAGGGGGTAGTTTACTTAAATGGGGGTTGATTTTAGCTGTTTTCGGCACAGTTATCCCACCATTATGTTTTGCCTCTGGTATCCCAAAAATTGGTTTAACCTTAAGTTCTATTTTAAGTTCTGCAGAGTTACCAGTGGCAGTAAGCATGTCGGCATTGGTTTTGCATGAAGAGGTTAGTTTGTTAAGGTGGATTGGGGTTGCAATTATTTTATCATCAATGATACTTCCAAATTTGGAAAATTTAAAGAAAGCAAATAGCTTTAGAAAATAA
- a CDS encoding gliding motility-associated C-terminal domain-containing protein, whose amino-acid sequence MVIRRLIAIVAFLLQVALVKAQEPTVVKVPYGTPVTLGVNNPNGNYTYQWYRDGRAMANQTRSTLTVTAAGNYQVLAINQGDCASDLSDVFSVVLMTSDLQVIKKSEARHVGPNETFEYYITARNNGNSDNTNIVVTDRLPSNLKFIAVDKTAAVYEEGLITWRIPSLTVGQEETLVVKVQGKMQGLVTNTANIQSNNTTLPDLVPENNSSTDTKKIIGNIKIPNVITPNGDGKNDVLKVDGIELYKENSISIFNRWGNEVYRSQGYQNDWNGNGLSEGTYFYVLKLVSREGVSSSVTGYITLLRDK is encoded by the coding sequence ATGGTTATACGTAGGCTTATAGCTATAGTTGCGTTTCTTTTACAGGTTGCTCTTGTAAAAGCGCAAGAACCTACTGTGGTAAAAGTGCCTTATGGTACGCCAGTAACACTAGGCGTAAATAATCCGAATGGCAATTATACTTACCAATGGTATAGGGATGGCCGTGCTATGGCCAATCAAACCCGGTCTACCTTAACGGTAACTGCAGCGGGTAACTATCAGGTTTTGGCAATCAATCAAGGAGATTGTGCTTCCGATTTATCAGATGTTTTCTCGGTGGTTTTAATGACTTCTGATCTGCAGGTAATAAAAAAATCGGAAGCAAGGCATGTAGGCCCTAACGAAACCTTCGAATACTACATCACAGCTAGAAATAACGGTAATTCTGATAATACAAATATTGTGGTTACAGATAGGTTACCCAGCAACTTGAAATTTATAGCCGTAGATAAAACGGCAGCAGTTTACGAAGAAGGCTTAATTACTTGGCGTATTCCTTCTTTAACCGTAGGGCAGGAAGAAACTTTAGTGGTTAAAGTGCAGGGAAAAATGCAAGGATTGGTAACTAATACGGCAAATATCCAAAGCAATAATACCACTTTACCAGATTTGGTGCCCGAAAACAATAGTTCTACCGATACCAAAAAAATAATCGGAAATATTAAAATACCTAACGTAATTACGCCTAATGGCGATGGTAAAAATGATGTTTTAAAGGTAGATGGTATTGAACTTTATAAAGAGAACAGCATTTCTATTTTTAATAGGTGGGGCAACGAAGTGTACCGAAGTCAAGGCTACCAGAACGATTGGAATGGCAATGGCTTAAGTGAAGGTACTTATTTCTACGTACTCAAATTGGTTTCTAGAGAAGGCGTGTCTAGTAGCGTAACAGGTTATATTACTTTATTAAGAGATAAATAG
- a CDS encoding citrate synthase has protein sequence MSTTAEIKIDGQTYEFPIVTGTEGEKAIDISKLRDLTGHVTLDFGYKNTGATKSAITFLDGEEGILKYRGYPIEELAEKASFLEVAYLLIYGELPSKETVEKFQKDISMHTLIHEDMKKFFDGYPSKSHPMAQLSSLVCSLSTFYPESLEANQSEEQKNDTIIKMLAKMTTIVAFIYKKSLGHPLIYPKNKYDYITNYLWMTFGQRTEDFEPNPVVVSAMNKLLILHADHEQNCSTSTVRIVGSSDCNLYASISAGISALWGPLHGGANQAVIEMLERIKEDGGDTDKWIAKAKDKNDPFRMMGFGHRVYKNFDPRAKIIKKACDDILESLGINDPVLEIAKKLEQAALTDQYFIDRKLYPNVDFYSGIIYRALGFPSEMFTVLFALGRLPGWIAQWKEMRENKEPIGRPRQIYVGDVDKHM, from the coding sequence ATGTCAACTACTGCAGAAATTAAGATAGACGGACAGACTTATGAGTTTCCAATAGTTACCGGAACAGAAGGCGAGAAAGCTATTGATATTTCAAAATTGAGAGATCTTACAGGTCACGTTACGTTAGATTTTGGATATAAGAATACAGGTGCTACCAAGAGTGCCATCACATTTTTAGACGGAGAAGAAGGTATTTTAAAATATCGTGGTTATCCTATTGAAGAGCTGGCCGAGAAAGCATCATTTTTAGAAGTCGCTTATTTATTGATCTATGGCGAGCTACCGTCAAAAGAAACGGTAGAGAAATTCCAGAAGGATATCAGCATGCACACGTTGATCCATGAGGATATGAAGAAGTTTTTTGATGGTTATCCGTCAAAATCTCATCCAATGGCTCAATTGTCTTCATTGGTTTGTTCGCTTTCTACCTTTTACCCAGAAAGTTTAGAAGCTAACCAATCTGAAGAGCAAAAAAATGATACCATCATCAAGATGTTGGCTAAAATGACAACCATTGTGGCTTTCATCTACAAAAAATCTTTAGGACATCCTTTGATTTATCCTAAAAATAAATACGATTACATTACCAACTATTTGTGGATGACTTTTGGTCAACGTACCGAAGATTTTGAACCAAACCCGGTAGTGGTTAGTGCCATGAACAAATTGTTAATACTTCACGCAGATCATGAGCAAAACTGCTCTACTTCTACAGTAAGGATTGTTGGTTCATCAGATTGTAACTTATACGCTTCTATTTCTGCTGGTATTTCTGCACTTTGGGGTCCACTGCATGGTGGTGCCAACCAAGCTGTAATTGAGATGTTAGAGCGTATTAAAGAAGATGGTGGCGATACAGATAAATGGATTGCAAAAGCGAAAGACAAAAACGATCCTTTCCGTATGATGGGTTTTGGCCACCGAGTTTACAAAAACTTCGATCCTAGAGCTAAAATCATTAAGAAAGCTTGCGATGATATTTTAGAAAGTTTAGGCATCAATGATCCGGTATTAGAAATTGCTAAAAAGTTAGAGCAAGCAGCTTTAACAGATCAATATTTCATCGACCGTAAATTATATCCAAACGTAGATTTTTACTCGGGTATCATTTACAGGGCATTGGGTTTCCCTTCAGAGATGTTTACCGTTCTTTTCGCATTAGGCCGTTTACCAGGATGGATCGCTCAGTGGAAAGAAATGAGGGAAAACAAAGAGCCTATCGGCAGACCACGTCAAATTTACGTTGGCGATGTAGATAAACACATGTAA
- a CDS encoding MBL fold metallo-hydrolase: MKLTIWGAAQQVTGSMHLLQLNNYNILIDCGLDYDKGNHQEQNLFFPFDPADIDLVILTHAHIDHSGNLPTLVRMGYDGQILCTGPTADLTEILLFDSVNIFLSKQKKKPRNRQKHHSGPQPLYLQKHVMETVDRFVTIGFDKPFKINGDIELTFVPIGHLLGAAAVILSVNENGANKKIAFTGDIGRKNYPVLVNPEVLPPVDYLVCEATYGGRLHSKDTSLEETLIKTIEETCVKNPGRLIIPAFSIGRTQSLIFKLNQIFSKGLLPPVEVFVDSPLANHATEIYRKHHQYVNEEAQSFYQAKGDEFEFDNLTYLQTQQESLAVSNYLDPCIIISSAGMLEGGRIQDHLYYNIQNYYCTIFFIGYCAKGTLGDRLLRGDPIVRLRNRDLMVYAKIAKTDLLSGHGDHDDLMNVVKQQDKATLKKVFLVHGEMSSLNAFKGALQEEGYNVEIPVRGVSYEI, translated from the coding sequence ATGAAATTAACCATTTGGGGTGCTGCACAACAAGTTACCGGAAGCATGCATCTTTTACAGCTAAACAACTACAATATATTAATAGATTGCGGACTAGATTACGATAAGGGAAACCATCAGGAACAAAATTTATTTTTCCCTTTTGACCCAGCTGATATCGATTTAGTGATTTTAACCCATGCCCACATAGACCATTCGGGAAACCTGCCTACCTTGGTAAGAATGGGTTACGATGGTCAGATTTTATGCACTGGCCCAACCGCAGATTTAACAGAGATATTACTGTTTGACTCGGTTAATATTTTCTTGAGCAAGCAAAAAAAGAAGCCTAGAAACAGGCAAAAACACCACAGCGGGCCACAACCGTTATATCTGCAAAAACATGTAATGGAAACTGTAGATAGGTTTGTAACTATAGGTTTTGATAAGCCTTTTAAAATTAATGGCGATATTGAGCTAACCTTTGTACCAATAGGGCATTTACTTGGCGCTGCGGCAGTAATACTCTCGGTAAACGAAAATGGCGCTAACAAAAAAATAGCCTTTACTGGCGATATTGGCCGAAAAAATTATCCTGTTTTGGTAAATCCAGAAGTGCTACCACCTGTTGATTATTTGGTTTGCGAAGCTACTTATGGTGGCCGCTTGCATTCTAAAGACACTTCATTAGAAGAAACTTTAATAAAAACGATTGAAGAAACCTGCGTTAAAAATCCAGGACGACTAATCATTCCAGCATTTAGCATAGGTAGAACACAATCGCTAATTTTTAAGCTAAATCAAATTTTTAGCAAAGGACTTTTACCTCCAGTAGAAGTTTTTGTGGATAGCCCATTGGCCAACCACGCTACAGAGATCTATCGCAAACACCATCAATATGTAAATGAGGAAGCCCAAAGTTTTTACCAAGCCAAAGGCGATGAATTTGAGTTTGATAACCTTACCTATTTACAAACACAGCAAGAAAGCCTGGCCGTGAGTAATTATTTAGATCCTTGCATTATTATTTCTTCGGCCGGAATGCTGGAAGGCGGTAGGATTCAAGATCATCTTTACTACAACATCCAGAACTATTATTGTACCATATTTTTTATTGGCTATTGTGCTAAAGGCACTTTAGGCGATAGACTTTTACGTGGCGACCCTATTGTTCGTTTAAGAAACAGAGACTTAATGGTGTATGCCAAAATTGCAAAAACAGACTTATTGAGTGGGCATGGAGATCATGATGATTTGATGAATGTGGTTAAGCAGCAAGATAAAGCAACTTTGAAAAAAGTCTTTTTGGTACATGGCGAAATGAGCAGTTTAAATGCTTTTAAAGGTGCTTTGCAAGAAGAAGGCTATAACGTAGAGATACCAGTACGAGGTGTTAGTTATGAGATTTAA
- a CDS encoding pyridoxine 5'-phosphate synthase, whose amino-acid sequence MTKLSVNINKIATLRNSRGGNNPDLVKVALDCEKFGAQGITVHPRPDERHIRYQDTFDLKAVIATEFNIEGNCKEQKFVDLMLANKPAQVTLVPDAEGQITSNHGWDTIKHQDYLKEMVAVFQQADIRVSIFVDPVVEMVENALTTGTDRIELYTEAYAQQYYNNREKAIAPYLAAAHKANELGIGINAGHDLDLHNLKYFAQTIPGLLEVSIGHALISDALYLGLEETIKRYLAQLRPMSDV is encoded by the coding sequence ATGACAAAGTTATCGGTTAACATCAACAAAATTGCTACGCTACGCAACAGCAGAGGCGGCAATAATCCTGATTTGGTTAAAGTTGCGTTAGATTGTGAAAAATTTGGCGCACAAGGCATCACAGTGCATCCACGTCCAGATGAGCGACACATCCGTTACCAAGATACTTTTGATCTAAAGGCAGTTATCGCTACCGAATTTAACATTGAAGGCAACTGCAAAGAACAAAAGTTTGTAGACTTAATGCTAGCCAACAAACCCGCTCAGGTTACTTTGGTGCCAGATGCAGAAGGTCAAATCACTTCCAACCACGGTTGGGATACCATCAAACATCAAGACTACTTGAAAGAAATGGTAGCGGTATTCCAACAAGCGGATATCCGTGTTTCTATTTTTGTTGATCCGGTGGTAGAAATGGTAGAAAATGCCTTAACTACAGGAACCGACAGAATTGAACTTTATACCGAAGCTTATGCCCAACAATACTACAACAATAGAGAAAAAGCCATCGCACCTTATTTGGCCGCAGCACATAAAGCTAACGAATTAGGCATTGGCATTAATGCAGGCCACGATTTAGATTTGCATAACCTCAAGTATTTTGCGCAAACTATCCCAGGCTTATTAGAAGTTTCTATTGGTCATGCCCTAATTAGCGATGCACTTTATTTAGGCTTAGAAGAAACCATTAAACGTTATTTGGCGCAGTTGAGACCAATGTCTGATGTCTGA
- a CDS encoding DUF6370 family protein produces the protein MKKTSLFILFTLLTYIVNAQETPSKTTKIEKKKVEIACGECMFKMDGKGCDLAIRIDGKPYFVDGRKIDDFGDAHADDGFCNAIRKATVTGEIVNGRFKAKSIQLVETKKTEKPKS, from the coding sequence ATGAAAAAAACGAGCTTATTCATATTATTCACACTATTAACGTATATCGTTAACGCACAAGAAACACCCTCAAAAACAACTAAAATAGAGAAAAAGAAAGTAGAGATAGCGTGTGGCGAGTGCATGTTCAAAATGGATGGAAAAGGCTGCGACTTAGCCATTAGAATTGATGGCAAGCCTTATTTTGTAGATGGCAGAAAAATAGACGACTTTGGCGATGCGCATGCTGATGATGGCTTTTGCAATGCGATTAGAAAAGCAACCGTTACAGGAGAAATTGTTAACGGAAGATTTAAAGCAAAATCGATACAATTGGTAGAAACCAAGAAAACAGAAAAACCGAAGTCTTAG
- a CDS encoding type IX secretion system membrane protein PorP/SprF, whose translation MKRRWRHKIYLSTLSAILMLVSFGGFAQQDAQYSQYIFNAVYINPAYAGYRERLNLNATYRNQWTGINGAPKSFSLAADALMPNERVGLSLTLSADQIGAQKNLSAFANYAYRFPVNEDETSKLAFGLGAGFQQLGIYGDMLEPGDLGDNFIPTGAVKELVPDVRAGVFFSTPKMYVGASVNNLIGKYILDKKNLDFNFPTPEPHFYLTGGTLIPIVEYEIDFKPFFLIKDDAAGPTVLDLNAFFLFKQKLWIGAGYRTGIKLYDKPAVVGNVRNTNALIGMAEVFISDKLRIGYSYDHSVGGLAGYSGSTHEISISWNFMNERERRINFCYF comes from the coding sequence ATGAAAAGAAGATGGAGGCATAAGATCTATTTATCAACGCTCTCAGCAATCTTAATGCTGGTAAGTTTTGGTGGCTTTGCTCAGCAAGATGCACAATACAGTCAATACATATTTAATGCGGTTTACATCAATCCTGCGTATGCGGGTTACCGGGAAAGGTTAAACCTCAATGCTACTTACCGAAACCAATGGACGGGTATAAATGGTGCCCCCAAGAGTTTTTCTTTAGCAGCCGATGCGTTAATGCCTAACGAAAGGGTGGGCTTGTCGCTTACATTAAGTGCCGATCAAATTGGTGCGCAGAAAAACCTGTCGGCTTTTGCTAACTATGCTTATCGCTTTCCGGTAAATGAAGATGAAACCTCTAAGCTTGCCTTTGGTTTGGGGGCGGGTTTTCAGCAATTGGGTATTTATGGAGATATGTTAGAGCCTGGAGATTTGGGAGATAATTTTATCCCTACAGGGGCGGTAAAAGAGCTTGTGCCCGATGTGCGTGCCGGTGTTTTCTTTTCTACCCCTAAAATGTATGTGGGTGCTTCGGTAAATAATCTTATTGGCAAGTATATTTTAGATAAGAAAAATTTAGACTTCAATTTTCCTACGCCAGAGCCACATTTTTACCTTACTGGCGGCACATTAATTCCTATAGTAGAATACGAGATAGATTTTAAGCCTTTCTTTTTAATTAAGGATGATGCTGCGGGGCCAACCGTGTTAGATTTGAATGCGTTTTTCCTTTTTAAGCAAAAATTATGGATAGGAGCAGGCTATAGGACGGGTATAAAACTATACGACAAGCCAGCGGTGGTGGGCAATGTGAGAAATACCAATGCATTAATTGGCATGGCCGAAGTTTTTATTAGCGATAAACTTAGGATTGGCTATTCCTACGACCATAGTGTAGGTGGTTTAGCTGGCTATAGTGGTTCTACACATGAAATATCCATCAGTTGGAATTTTATGAACGAAAGAGAACGCCGTATTAATTTCTGTTATTTTTAA
- a CDS encoding DUF3347 domain-containing protein, with amino-acid sequence MQGKKYMSLAALALATLVACQSNQQTKETTDTAIVATDTALHASLSFKDQKLQTIYTAYINLKDQLVSTNPEMAKPAATELAKALQEFAGCENAATIASKIADAKDIKTQRTAFTALNVEVIPVFKHAALASGTIYVQHCPMANNGDGGDWLSSEKKIQNPYYGDEMMECGRIAEEIKAKSTISKLKLD; translated from the coding sequence ATGCAAGGGAAAAAATATATGAGCTTAGCAGCCTTGGCTTTAGCTACTTTGGTGGCTTGCCAAAGTAACCAGCAAACTAAAGAAACCACAGATACTGCTATAGTAGCTACAGACACTGCGCTTCACGCATCTTTAAGCTTTAAAGACCAAAAGTTGCAAACCATTTACACCGCTTATATTAACTTAAAAGACCAGTTGGTATCTACAAACCCAGAAATGGCTAAACCAGCTGCTACCGAGTTGGCTAAAGCCTTACAAGAATTTGCAGGCTGCGAAAATGCCGCTACTATTGCCAGTAAAATTGCCGATGCCAAAGACATTAAGACACAAAGAACTGCTTTTACAGCTTTAAACGTAGAAGTTATCCCAGTGTTTAAACATGCGGCGCTAGCTTCTGGTACAATTTACGTACAACATTGCCCTATGGCTAATAATGGCGATGGTGGCGATTGGCTTTCTTCGGAAAAGAAAATCCAAAATCCATATTATGGAGATGAAATGATGGAATGTGGAAGGATAGCCGAAGAAATTAAAGCAAAATCAACTATTTCAAAATTAAAATTAGATTAG
- a CDS encoding DNA adenine methylase, translating into MDQKIKPIIKWTGGKYREFALFKDHIPSFERYIEPFFGGGGVFFALQPKTPVIINDKSTDLINFYRQINEPEFKEQLYKYADAWDEIKLFSDELWKKCTDEFTSFINETNQLLKESLKRELSQSIKPYQNLVNTAFVIEPELFQKYIQDSLLDKAIRIQRICKKENRVFDNAELKDHFETGIKSGMYLFFRMLMNKNAKTPIFLKAKAAANWYFVREFCYAAMFRYNNKGEFNIPYGGIAYNKKNFRQKADFIFAEATQKLFGTAAIYNQDFEEMLVEIALKPTDFIFLDPPYDSEFSEYDQNSFTQTDQKRLADFLINCPAKWMVVIKETPFIREIYTHPQVKIVTFGKNYTYNVRGRNDRKVTHLVITNY; encoded by the coding sequence ATGGATCAAAAAATAAAGCCAATTATCAAATGGACTGGTGGAAAATACCGGGAGTTCGCTTTATTTAAAGATCATATTCCATCTTTTGAGCGTTATATCGAACCTTTTTTTGGCGGTGGTGGCGTTTTTTTCGCTTTGCAACCAAAAACTCCTGTAATTATTAACGATAAAAGTACCGATCTTATAAATTTCTATCGTCAAATTAACGAACCAGAATTTAAAGAACAATTGTACAAATATGCTGATGCTTGGGATGAAATCAAGCTATTTTCGGATGAGCTTTGGAAAAAATGTACAGATGAATTTACTTCCTTCATCAATGAAACTAATCAGTTATTAAAAGAAAGTCTGAAAAGGGAACTTTCCCAATCAATAAAGCCATATCAAAATCTCGTTAATACAGCGTTTGTAATTGAGCCAGAATTGTTCCAGAAATACATTCAAGATAGTTTGTTGGATAAGGCGATACGTATCCAACGTATCTGTAAAAAGGAAAATAGGGTATTTGATAATGCTGAGCTAAAAGATCATTTCGAAACTGGAATTAAAAGTGGCATGTACCTGTTCTTTAGAATGCTGATGAACAAAAATGCAAAGACACCAATTTTTTTGAAAGCAAAAGCCGCTGCCAATTGGTACTTTGTAAGGGAATTTTGCTATGCAGCTATGTTTAGGTACAACAATAAAGGAGAATTTAACATTCCTTATGGGGGTATCGCTTACAACAAAAAAAACTTTAGGCAAAAAGCCGATTTCATTTTTGCAGAAGCTACACAAAAGCTGTTTGGCACAGCCGCAATTTATAATCAAGATTTTGAAGAAATGTTAGTCGAAATAGCTTTAAAGCCTACAGATTTCATTTTTTTAGATCCACCTTATGATAGCGAGTTTTCTGAATACGATCAAAATTCGTTTACGCAAACCGACCAAAAACGGCTAGCAGATTTCTTAATCAATTGCCCTGCGAAGTGGATGGTAGTGATTAAAGAGACACCATTTATCCGTGAGATTTATACGCACCCTCAAGTAAAAATCGTAACTTTTGGGAAAAATTACACTTATAATGTACGGGGACGAAACGATAGGAAAGTAACGCACCTCGTTATTACCAATTATTAG
- a CDS encoding YMGG-like glycine zipper-containing protein, producing MKKILMVAAVGATVLASCGKSEKQVALEKQQALTAYRDSIKLDSFKRAEVEAEKQRVEEQHQAELAAARRSAARSYSSSGTVTSTTSSGGVTNTQAQKKGWSAAAKGTAIGAGVGALGGVLIDKKDGRGAIIGGLAGAGAGYVIGRAEDRKSGRVQPKQ from the coding sequence ATGAAAAAGATATTAATGGTAGCTGCAGTTGGTGCAACAGTTTTGGCATCTTGCGGTAAAAGCGAAAAGCAAGTAGCTTTAGAAAAACAACAAGCCTTAACAGCTTACAGAGATAGCATTAAATTAGATAGTTTTAAACGTGCCGAAGTTGAAGCTGAAAAACAAAGGGTAGAAGAACAGCACCAGGCAGAGTTGGCAGCAGCTAGACGTAGCGCAGCTAGATCTTACAGTTCTAGTGGCACTGTAACTTCAACCACTTCATCTGGTGGTGTAACGAATACCCAAGCTCAGAAAAAAGGCTGGAGCGCAGCGGCTAAAGGTACCGCTATTGGTGCTGGTGTGGGTGCACTTGGTGGCGTTCTTATAGATAAAAAAGACGGCCGTGGTGCTATTATTGGTGGTTTAGCTGGTGCTGGTGCCGGTTATGTAATTGGCAGGGCCGAGGATAGAAAAAGTGGTCGTGTACAACCAAAGCAATAA
- the miaA gene encoding tRNA (adenosine(37)-N6)-dimethylallyltransferase MiaA: protein MSDKNLLIVLGSTAVGKTKLAVQLAQYFGGELISADSRQVFTGMDIGTGKDLSEYVVNGIQVPYHLIDIKKAGERYHVNAFKEDFYQAFEEITGRQKLPVLCGGTGMYIHTLLQNHQLTSIPVNENLRQQLMPLHKEQLKSKLYEFPLELRTHVDDSSSKRLIRAIEIAQFLSENGKLELQKRPALKPLVIGLFNDVATRRDKILSRLNDRLANGLVEEVQTLLTKGVSEEMLVFYGLEYKFVVSYLKNEMDLATLKERLGIAICQFAKRQMTFFRKMEKDGVQINWIEAVEDKLAIKNQAINLIEQNF from the coding sequence ATGTCTGATAAAAACTTGCTGATTGTACTGGGTTCTACTGCGGTGGGCAAAACAAAGTTAGCGGTACAATTAGCTCAATATTTTGGTGGCGAATTGATCAGCGCCGATAGTCGTCAGGTTTTTACGGGAATGGACATTGGTACTGGAAAAGATCTATCAGAGTATGTGGTAAACGGCATTCAAGTTCCTTATCACTTAATCGATATTAAAAAAGCTGGCGAAAGGTATCATGTAAATGCGTTTAAGGAAGATTTCTATCAAGCATTTGAAGAAATTACGGGAAGGCAAAAGCTGCCCGTTTTATGTGGTGGCACTGGAATGTATATTCATACTTTGCTGCAAAACCATCAACTTACATCTATCCCGGTTAACGAAAATTTACGGCAGCAATTAATGCCGCTCCATAAAGAGCAATTGAAGAGTAAGCTCTATGAATTTCCATTGGAACTTAGAACGCATGTAGATGATAGTTCTTCTAAACGACTAATTAGAGCCATAGAAATAGCTCAGTTTTTAAGTGAAAACGGCAAGCTAGAGCTGCAAAAAAGACCTGCGCTAAAGCCTTTAGTAATTGGTTTGTTTAATGATGTAGCAACCCGAAGAGATAAAATTTTATCGAGGTTAAACGATCGTCTAGCTAATGGCTTGGTAGAAGAAGTACAAACTTTGCTAACCAAAGGAGTGAGCGAAGAAATGTTAGTGTTTTACGGTTTAGAGTATAAGTTTGTAGTGTCTTATTTAAAAAATGAAATGGATTTGGCTACGCTTAAAGAACGCTTGGGCATTGCAATTTGCCAATTTGCAAAAAGACAAATGACTTTTTTTAGAAAGATGGAAAAAGATGGCGTGCAAATTAATTGGATAGAGGCGGTAGAAGATAAGCTTGCTATAAAAAATCAAGCGATTAATTTAATTGAACAAAATTTCTAA